One Anas platyrhynchos isolate ZD024472 breed Pekin duck chromosome 2, IASCAAS_PekinDuck_T2T, whole genome shotgun sequence DNA segment encodes these proteins:
- the TIMM21 gene encoding mitochondrial import inner membrane translocase subunit Tim21, translated as MLLPAALLRGGGQLRGSLGRWPPAPCLRWRRQQQPTRSPSAPLRGAQAGVWTQAGGLGAERSGHDSKHVSVRREQKDEALLSAARKVKEAGRDFTYFIVVLVGIGVTGGLFYVIFKELFSSSSPSKIYGDALEKCRSHPEVIGVFGEPIKGYGEATRRGRRQLVSHVEYIKDGLKHMRLKFYIEGSEPGKQGTVHVEVKENPEGGKPEVRYIFVDVDAYPRRTIIIEDNR; from the exons ATGCTGCTCCCCGCCGCCCTGCTGCGAGGCGGCGGGCAGCTGCGGGGCTCCCTGGGGAGATGGCCGCCGGCGCCTTGCCTGAGatggcggcggcagcagcagcccacccGCAGCCCCTCAGCGCCGCTCCGGGGTGCCCAGGCGGGTGTGTGGACGcaggctggggggctgggggctgaaaGGTCTGGGCATGACAGCAAGCACGTGTCGGTGCGAAGGGAGCAAAAGGATGAGGCTCTGCTGTCGGCGGCTCGGAAAG tgaaaGAAGCTGGAAGAGACTTCACCTATTTTATTGTGGTGCTTGTTGGAATTGGTGTTAcag GTGGTTTGTTCTATGTGATTTTTAAAGAGTTATTCTCTTCTTCTAGTCCAAGTAAGATCTATGGAGATGCTTTGGAGAAATGCAGATCTCACCCAGAG GTAATTGGTGTTTTTGGTGAACCCATTAAAGGTTATGGGGAGGCAACGCGAAGAGGAAGACGACAGCTTGTCAG TCACGTTGAATACATAAAGGATGGACTGAAACATATGCGTTTGAAGTTCTATATTGAGGGCTCTGAACCAGGAAAACAGGGAACAGTCCACGTGGAAGTCAAAGAG AACCCTGAGGGAGGAAAACCTGAAGTCCGTTACATATTTGTGGATGTTGACGCGTATCCTAGAAGAACCATTATCATTGAAGATAACAGATAG